A single Oscillospiraceae bacterium DNA region contains:
- a CDS encoding PrgI family protein: protein MAYVQIPKDLTKVKTKFMLGLTKRQVVCFGTAAAIGVPVFFATRGALGNETAVLLMMALMLPAFFMAMYERDGIPAERILFNIIRSKWFFPPKRPYITENFYSVIEKEGQIFEQSEQSQDQTTNTAPKCTNTKCKSKRCKKGCKRP, encoded by the coding sequence GTGGCTTACGTCCAAATCCCGAAAGACCTCACCAAAGTAAAAACTAAATTTATGCTTGGGCTTACCAAGCGGCAAGTAGTCTGTTTTGGAACGGCGGCGGCAATCGGCGTTCCTGTTTTTTTCGCCACACGAGGCGCACTCGGTAATGAAACCGCCGTACTGCTGATGATGGCTTTAATGCTCCCCGCCTTTTTTATGGCTATGTATGAGCGTGACGGCATACCCGCCGAACGAATCTTGTTCAACATCATCCGCAGTAAATGGTTCTTCCCGCCGAAACGCCCCTATATAACCGAAAACTTTTATTCAGTAATCGAAAAGGAGGGTCAGATATTTGAGCAAAGCGAACAATCGCAAGACCAAACGACAAACACCGCCCCAAAATGCACCAATACCAAATGCAAAAGCAAGCGATGTAAAAAAGGGTGCAAACGCCCCTAA